One window from the genome of Pedobacter schmidteae encodes:
- a CDS encoding glycosyltransferase family 2 protein, producing MKTSIITVNFNQAQVTIDFLKSVKTNTAAETVEVILVDNGSKEDHEKAYKEIYPDLKYIRSDLNLGFAGGNNLGIAVARGEYLLLLNNDTEITENLIETLIAEFVAHPEIGLLSPLILYFEQPEIIQYAGFTEMNYLTCRNRGIGNMEKDNGQYAFDSRETGYCHGAAMMCRRKDLENVGLMAEQFFLYYEELDWCEKFKKAGKKIWFTGKTKIYHKESISVGKESYIKTYFMTRNRLLFIRRNTGLLNTLFFCVYYMFIACSKQIVIYFLKGRTDLIRWVFKGIGWNFMNSVNSNKLGIKI from the coding sequence ATGAAGACTTCAATTATTACAGTAAATTTTAATCAGGCTCAGGTAACTATTGATTTTCTTAAATCTGTAAAAACCAATACTGCTGCTGAAACGGTAGAAGTGATTTTGGTTGACAATGGGAGTAAAGAAGATCATGAAAAAGCTTATAAAGAAATTTATCCTGACCTCAAATATATCAGGTCTGATTTGAATCTTGGATTTGCCGGAGGAAATAACTTGGGTATTGCTGTTGCTCGGGGCGAATATCTTCTGTTGTTGAATAATGATACAGAAATTACGGAAAATTTAATTGAAACATTGATTGCCGAATTTGTAGCGCATCCGGAAATTGGTCTTCTCTCTCCACTCATTCTGTATTTCGAACAACCTGAAATTATTCAGTATGCTGGTTTTACAGAAATGAACTATTTAACCTGCAGAAATAGAGGTATAGGGAACATGGAAAAAGATAATGGACAATATGCATTTGATAGTCGTGAAACGGGTTATTGCCACGGTGCTGCCATGATGTGCCGAAGAAAAGACCTGGAAAATGTTGGTTTGATGGCCGAACAATTCTTTTTGTATTATGAAGAGTTAGACTGGTGCGAGAAGTTTAAAAAGGCTGGCAAAAAAATTTGGTTTACTGGAAAAACAAAGATATATCATAAAGAGTCTATCAGTGTAGGTAAGGAAAGTTATATCAAAACATATTTTATGACCAGAAACCGACTTCTTTTTATCAGAAGGAATACGGGCTTATTAAATACCTTGTTTTTTTGCGTTTACTATATGTTTATAGCCTGTAGTAAACAAATTGTAATATACTTTTTAAAAGGCCGGACTGATTTGATCAGATGGGTTTTTAAAGGTATTGGCTGGAATTTTATGAATTCCGTAAATAGTAATAAACTTGGGATTAAAATATAA
- a CDS encoding beta-1,6-N-acetylglucosaminyltransferase: MRIAHLILTYTNPKQTERMIRNMMHEDFDFYIHVDKKYDINPHLFLKTLPNVYFINNRINVKWAGFNTVIATFECIKEVVATGKKYDFINLLSGQDYPLKPAQQLLSFFKENEGKEFISYRDIKNDWKEGLIRMERYFLSNHNFKGKNLIERAINFAMPTRKIPHNLHPYGKSMFWMLSPEAAMHVVETVESDKKLMRFFSLCWGSDEFVFQTILMNSSYKDKVVNDNYRYIDWSLGGANPKILDETDFEPIKQSNKLFARKMDKIKSSKLMDLIDTNLLTIFGILSWHI, translated from the coding sequence ATGCGCATTGCTCATTTGATTTTGACTTATACAAACCCTAAACAAACCGAAAGGATGATTAGGAATATGATGCACGAAGACTTCGATTTTTATATTCATGTAGATAAAAAGTATGATATTAATCCTCATTTGTTCTTAAAAACACTTCCTAATGTATACTTTATCAACAATAGGATAAATGTAAAATGGGCTGGTTTTAACACCGTTATTGCCACCTTTGAGTGTATCAAAGAGGTTGTGGCTACGGGAAAGAAATATGATTTCATTAATTTATTAAGTGGCCAGGACTACCCCCTTAAGCCCGCTCAACAACTACTCAGTTTTTTTAAAGAAAATGAGGGAAAAGAATTCATCAGTTATCGTGACATAAAAAATGACTGGAAAGAAGGCCTGATCAGAATGGAACGTTATTTTCTTTCCAATCATAATTTTAAAGGTAAAAACCTGATTGAGAGAGCTATTAATTTTGCTATGCCGACAAGAAAAATTCCGCATAATCTACATCCTTACGGAAAATCAATGTTTTGGATGTTAAGTCCGGAGGCTGCAATGCATGTAGTTGAAACGGTTGAAAGTGATAAAAAATTAATGCGATTCTTTTCTCTTTGCTGGGGAAGTGACGAGTTTGTGTTTCAAACAATCTTAATGAATTCCAGTTATAAAGACAAGGTGGTAAATGACAATTACAGATATATTGATTGGTCGCTTGGAGGAGCTAACCCCAAAATACTGGATGAAACCGATTTTGAACCTATTAAACAATCAAATAAGCTCTTTGCAAGAAAAATGGATAAAATTAAAAGTTCGAAATTGATGGATTTAATTGATACAAATCTTTTGACAATCTTTGGCATACTATCATGGCACATATAA
- a CDS encoding FdtA/QdtA family cupin domain-containing protein has protein sequence MAHIINLKTFKDTRGVLTVLDQVVDFDIKRLFYIYAVDNSDRGGHRHHNTHQAAICIQGSCKITNNNGKKIDTFDLDSPEKCLILEPEDWHIMHDFSTDAILLVLASTAFDPKDYIYEPYSNPV, from the coding sequence ATGGCACATATAATTAACCTCAAAACATTTAAAGACACCAGAGGTGTGCTGACAGTATTGGATCAGGTTGTCGATTTTGACATAAAAAGGTTGTTTTATATTTATGCGGTTGACAATTCGGATCGCGGCGGTCACCGACATCACAACACGCACCAGGCAGCAATATGCATTCAGGGTTCCTGTAAAATCACCAATAACAACGGCAAAAAAATAGACACTTTTGATTTAGATTCGCCTGAAAAGTGTTTAATTTTAGAACCTGAAGACTGGCATATAATGCATGATTTTTCAACTGATGCCATACTATTGGTATTGGCATCTACTGCATTTGACCCAAAAGACTATATATATGAGCCATATAGCAATCCCGTATGA
- a CDS encoding DegT/DnrJ/EryC1/StrS aminotransferase family protein, which produces MSHIAIPYESLKTLNKPFEAELKQKFADFLQKGWYIMGEEVSLFEKEFGDFHQENHTVGVANGLDALILSLKCCDFKPGDEIIVPSNTYIATILAILHCGLTPVLAEPDIRTYNIDAREIKKVLTNRTVAIMVVHLYGQCCDMDAICAIVKEHNLKLIEDCAQAHGATYKGKMAGTFGDFGAFSFYPTKNLGALGDAGAVICKSESDYKKLRQLRNYGSERKYHNGIVGFNSRLDEIQAAFLRIKLPHLNEINQHKNRLAAIYHEGLSNDFVKPVILPDYWNVYHIYNIRHPERDRLKAYLLDHHIGTEIHYPISPHKQKAMKAMNHLEYPVSSEIHKTTLSLPCSFAHKTDDIYKVVDVLNSFK; this is translated from the coding sequence ATGAGCCATATAGCAATCCCGTATGAGAGTTTAAAAACGCTCAATAAACCTTTCGAAGCGGAATTGAAGCAAAAATTTGCTGACTTTTTGCAGAAAGGATGGTATATCATGGGTGAAGAGGTTTCCTTATTTGAAAAAGAATTTGGAGACTTTCATCAGGAAAACCATACGGTAGGTGTTGCGAATGGATTAGATGCACTTATACTCTCACTAAAATGCTGTGATTTCAAGCCCGGTGATGAGATAATTGTTCCATCCAATACCTACATCGCGACCATTTTGGCTATACTTCATTGTGGTTTAACCCCTGTTCTGGCAGAGCCTGACATTCGTACTTATAACATTGATGCCCGGGAAATAAAAAAAGTATTAACGAATCGTACTGTAGCTATTATGGTTGTTCATTTATATGGGCAATGCTGCGATATGGATGCCATTTGCGCTATTGTAAAAGAGCACAATTTAAAGCTTATAGAAGATTGTGCCCAGGCGCATGGTGCCACTTATAAAGGTAAAATGGCCGGTACCTTCGGTGATTTTGGAGCTTTTAGCTTTTACCCGACTAAAAATCTGGGGGCTTTGGGAGATGCCGGTGCTGTGATCTGCAAATCTGAAAGTGACTATAAAAAACTCAGACAATTAAGAAATTATGGTTCTGAGCGAAAATATCATAACGGCATAGTGGGTTTTAATTCGAGGCTTGACGAAATACAGGCAGCATTTCTGAGGATTAAATTGCCTCATCTGAATGAAATAAACCAACACAAGAATAGACTGGCAGCAATTTACCATGAGGGTTTGAGTAATGATTTTGTGAAGCCGGTTATTCTTCCGGATTACTGGAACGTATATCATATATATAATATCAGGCATCCGGAACGCGACAGACTTAAAGCCTATTTACTTGATCACCATATTGGGACTGAGATTCACTACCCAATTTCTCCACATAAACAAAAAGCGATGAAGGCAATGAACCATTTGGAGTATCCGGTTTCTTCGGAAATACATAAAACCACACTAAGCCTTCCATGTTCTTTTGCGCATAAAACTGATGATATATATAAAGTTGTTGATGTTTTAAATAGTTTTAAGTAA
- a CDS encoding methyltransferase, TIGR04325 family produces the protein MHYLIKEFFPPILHTLRWYSFKYGWKGNYKTFEDAKDLCRGYDENHILQRIIDTTQKVKNGEAVYERDGIIYDKVNINHHLLNALLLVSARNNNTLTIVDFGGSLGTSYYQNISFLSHLTNLNWCIIEQEKFVDAGKKAFENEHIRFYHSLEDCYAVHSRIDMVLISSSLQYMSKPYEVLKKIQSFKIPYLMLDLIGYNDKNEDRITIQNVPPIFYGIPASYPCTFFDQRKLELLLEESYKKVFSFISEPEKYYIGFKPFVYEGSFWKICE, from the coding sequence ATGCATTACCTCATTAAAGAATTTTTTCCTCCGATTCTTCATACTTTAAGGTGGTATAGCTTTAAATATGGCTGGAAAGGAAATTACAAAACTTTTGAAGATGCGAAAGACTTATGTAGGGGTTATGATGAAAATCATATATTACAAAGGATAATTGACACTACCCAAAAAGTAAAGAACGGAGAAGCAGTATATGAACGCGACGGAATTATATATGACAAGGTAAATATTAATCACCATTTGTTAAATGCGCTTTTACTTGTTTCAGCAAGAAACAACAATACATTAACCATCGTCGACTTTGGCGGATCATTAGGAACTTCATACTACCAAAACATTTCATTTTTATCTCATTTAACCAATTTAAACTGGTGTATAATAGAGCAGGAAAAATTTGTTGATGCCGGAAAGAAAGCCTTTGAAAACGAGCACATCAGATTTTATCATTCACTGGAAGACTGTTACGCCGTCCATTCCAGGATAGATATGGTATTGATATCCAGTTCACTTCAGTATATGAGTAAACCTTATGAAGTACTAAAAAAAATCCAATCGTTCAAGATTCCTTATCTGATGCTCGATCTGATAGGTTATAACGATAAAAATGAAGACAGAATTACCATTCAAAATGTCCCTCCCATTTTTTATGGAATTCCGGCGTCTTATCCTTGTACTTTTTTTGATCAGAGAAAACTTGAGTTGCTATTAGAGGAAAGCTATAAAAAAGTGTTCAGTTTTATCTCTGAACCTGAAAAATACTATATAGGTTTTAAACCCTTTGTTTACGAAGGGTCTTTTTGGAAAATTTGCGAGTAA